One region of Acidobacteriota bacterium genomic DNA includes:
- the murC gene encoding UDP-N-acetylmuramate--L-alanine ligase — protein MKFGRIKNIHFVGIGGIGMSGIAEILSNYELSLSGCDAKLSPETKRLAARGIPIQKGHDPAHVEGADLLVISSAIPASNEEVATARSRRVPVIRRAEMLGELTRLKRGIAIGGTHGKTTTSAMTAKVLSHGGLDPTLIVGGVLRDFSSNAKLGTGDILVVEADEYDRSLLTLHPEIAVITNIEVDHLDIYEDLDDIRSTFGQFVGRVPFYGLAIGCVDDPRVSALLDSSSKRFVGYGLGESATLRALELEHVGGGCRFTVSLDGKELGRVSLSVPGEHNVRNALAAIAVGLELEVPFEKIAEALAEFQGVERRFQHMGQFRGALVVDDYGHHPTEVEATIMAARNSYRERRLFVIFQPHLYSRTRDFFAEFAQVLSMADLAWVIPVYGAREEPIDGVSSALITEASARRGAEQVQLVDGTHAQILERLSEVAGPNDVIITMGAGDVHEIAEQLVSKGPA, from the coding sequence ATGAAATTCGGTCGAATAAAGAATATCCATTTCGTCGGCATCGGCGGGATCGGCATGAGCGGGATCGCTGAGATCCTCTCGAACTACGAGTTGAGCCTTTCCGGGTGTGACGCGAAACTGTCTCCGGAAACGAAGCGCCTGGCAGCCCGAGGCATCCCGATCCAGAAGGGACACGATCCGGCACACGTGGAGGGAGCCGATCTCCTGGTGATCTCGTCTGCGATACCCGCGAGCAACGAGGAAGTCGCGACCGCCCGGTCACGCCGCGTACCGGTCATCCGGCGTGCGGAGATGCTGGGTGAGCTGACGCGACTGAAGCGGGGGATCGCAATCGGTGGAACTCACGGGAAGACGACCACCTCAGCGATGACCGCGAAGGTACTTTCACATGGGGGCCTCGACCCTACCCTGATCGTGGGTGGAGTGCTGCGGGATTTCAGCTCGAACGCAAAACTCGGGACTGGAGACATCCTCGTGGTCGAGGCGGACGAGTACGATCGCTCACTTCTGACGTTGCATCCCGAGATCGCGGTGATCACCAATATCGAGGTCGATCATCTCGACATTTACGAAGATCTGGACGACATCCGCTCGACGTTTGGCCAGTTCGTCGGGCGAGTTCCGTTTTACGGTCTGGCCATCGGATGCGTCGACGATCCGCGGGTTTCGGCGCTCCTCGACAGCTCGTCGAAGCGGTTTGTCGGGTACGGGCTCGGGGAGAGCGCGACGCTGCGCGCGCTGGAGCTCGAGCACGTTGGAGGAGGATGCCGCTTCACGGTAAGCCTGGACGGCAAAGAGCTCGGGAGAGTATCGCTGTCGGTGCCGGGGGAGCACAACGTCCGGAATGCGCTCGCCGCGATCGCGGTGGGACTGGAGCTCGAGGTGCCCTTCGAGAAGATCGCCGAGGCGCTCGCCGAGTTTCAGGGAGTCGAGCGGCGCTTCCAGCACATGGGTCAGTTTCGCGGCGCCCTGGTCGTGGACGACTACGGTCATCACCCGACCGAGGTCGAGGCGACGATCATGGCGGCGCGGAACAGCTACCGCGAGCGTCGTCTCTTCGTGATCTTTCAGCCTCATCTCTATTCGAGAACGAGAGACTTCTTCGCGGAGTTCGCACAGGTATTGTCGATGGCCGATCTCGCCTGGGTGATTCCGGTTTACGGCGCGCGTGAAGAACCGATCGACGGAGTGTCGTCGGCCCTGATCACCGAGGCATCGGCCAGGCGAGGAGCCGAGCAGGTGCAGCTGGTCGACGGTACTCACGCTCAGATTCTCGAGCGACTCAGCGAAGTTGCCGGGCCGAACGATGTGATCATCACCATGGGAGCCGGCGACGTACACGAGATTGCAGAGCAACTGGTTTCGAAAGGCCCGGCATGA
- the ftsA gene encoding cell division protein FtsA, giving the protein MAKNEKHVVAIDIGTSKVCVLVGEANQHGVVEVTGKGTASMRGTRRGNIINLDQAIEALRKAVDEAEVMAGVQIESAWVGVSGDHIRSLNSRGVVSVMGRGKEVSREDIDRVIEASRSINVPAELELLHVIPREFVLDGQNGIRDPLGMTGSRLEANVHIVTGARTHDQNIQTCVNRAGIVVEELVAEPLAAAEAVLTPDEREMGVLLMDIGSGTTDYAVFVEDNVVWTNVLPVGAGHFTSDISVVLRTPMEDAERIKKRYGRALHTVEQDDEPIEVPAVGGRSPRILPRYELTNILEPRAAELAKLVSDDLRNAGLDQELRAGVVVVGGGAELEGMAEMIEQIFDQQVRRGIPRDIGGLVDTVRGPQWAAATGLLKWGNGVRRRLEAVPKRSGFSKVADSVRQWFTLG; this is encoded by the coding sequence ATGGCGAAAAATGAAAAGCACGTCGTAGCGATCGACATCGGGACATCGAAGGTCTGCGTACTCGTCGGTGAAGCGAACCAGCACGGGGTCGTCGAGGTGACGGGCAAGGGGACCGCGTCGATGCGAGGCACCCGTCGCGGCAACATCATCAATCTCGACCAGGCAATCGAAGCCCTCCGGAAGGCGGTCGATGAAGCCGAAGTGATGGCCGGAGTTCAGATCGAGTCCGCATGGGTCGGCGTTTCCGGCGACCACATCCGATCGCTAAATTCCCGGGGCGTCGTTTCCGTGATGGGCCGCGGGAAGGAAGTCTCCCGCGAAGACATCGACCGCGTGATCGAGGCCTCCCGATCGATCAACGTCCCTGCGGAGCTCGAGCTCCTCCACGTCATACCGCGGGAGTTCGTCCTCGACGGACAGAACGGAATCCGGGATCCGCTCGGCATGACCGGGTCGAGGCTCGAAGCGAATGTCCACATCGTGACCGGCGCCCGGACTCACGACCAGAACATTCAGACGTGCGTGAATCGGGCAGGCATCGTGGTCGAGGAGCTCGTTGCGGAACCGCTCGCGGCGGCTGAAGCCGTGCTGACCCCCGACGAGCGGGAGATGGGCGTGCTCCTGATGGACATCGGATCGGGCACGACCGACTACGCCGTGTTCGTCGAGGACAACGTGGTGTGGACGAATGTGCTGCCCGTCGGAGCCGGCCACTTCACCTCGGATATCTCGGTCGTGCTGCGGACGCCGATGGAGGATGCGGAGCGGATCAAGAAGCGGTACGGGCGGGCGCTGCACACGGTCGAGCAGGATGACGAGCCGATCGAAGTCCCAGCGGTCGGCGGCCGCTCGCCGCGTATCCTGCCGCGATACGAGCTGACCAACATTCTCGAGCCGCGAGCCGCGGAGCTCGCCAAGCTCGTATCGGATGATCTTCGCAATGCGGGACTCGACCAGGAGCTGCGAGCGGGAGTCGTCGTGGTCGGCGGAGGAGCCGAGCTCGAGGGGATGGCCGAAATGATCGAACAGATCTTCGATCAGCAGGTCCGTCGAGGAATCCCGAGAGACATCGGCGGACTGGTCGACACCGTTCGCGGCCCTCAATGGGCGGCAGCGACGGGTCTTCTGAAGTGGGGCAATGGAGTGAGGCGGCGCCTCGAAGCGGTGCCGAAGCGCAGCGGATTCTCGAAAGTCGCGGACAGCGTGAGGCAGTGGTTCACCCTGGGATGA
- a CDS encoding FtsQ-type POTRA domain-containing protein has product MSEFFRPADVVTRTRNRRRQRVRAIAGLLANVLVVGSLVGGGWLVWTNARSDERFSINRVELDPSPRSDDPEVLRIIEGLKGRNLFSTDLDSIRAELGGIDGIREATVEKVVPDGLRIAISERRPVAIWRATHGDVFVDETGREFRTWSGAEEAVSLPSIVNAESRRIAPAVRFIAELRQTDPELAGALVSLEPLEHDQWAIVDSRLGTTIKVAEKDVIDKWRLLYAIALREQWEPQSVAYADLRFERQIVVNHDIRRPTGGSDHGEK; this is encoded by the coding sequence ATGAGCGAATTCTTTCGCCCGGCCGACGTCGTCACCAGAACGCGAAACCGGCGCCGGCAACGGGTCCGTGCGATCGCCGGATTGCTGGCGAATGTCCTCGTCGTCGGCTCGCTCGTGGGAGGCGGCTGGCTGGTGTGGACCAACGCGCGATCGGACGAGCGATTTTCGATCAACCGAGTCGAGCTCGACCCTTCGCCTCGCTCGGATGATCCGGAAGTCCTCCGGATCATCGAGGGCCTCAAGGGACGGAATCTGTTCTCGACGGATCTGGACTCGATCCGGGCCGAGCTCGGGGGGATCGATGGCATCCGTGAGGCGACCGTCGAAAAGGTCGTTCCCGACGGACTCCGGATCGCGATCTCCGAGCGCAGACCGGTCGCGATCTGGCGAGCCACTCACGGCGACGTCTTCGTCGATGAAACCGGACGGGAGTTCAGGACCTGGTCGGGCGCCGAGGAAGCCGTCAGTCTTCCGTCGATCGTGAACGCCGAGTCACGGAGGATCGCGCCGGCGGTTCGATTCATCGCGGAGCTGCGGCAGACGGATCCGGAGCTCGCCGGGGCTCTCGTATCGCTCGAGCCCCTTGAGCACGACCAATGGGCGATTGTGGATTCGAGACTCGGTACGACGATCAAAGTCGCCGAGAAGGACGTCATCGACAAGTGGCGCCTGCTTTATGCGATTGCACTGCGAGAGCAATGGGAGCCGCAGTCGGTGGCGTATGCCGACCTGAGATTCGAGCGTCAGATCGTCGTCAACCACGACATCCGACGACCAACTGGGGGGAGTGATCATGGCGAAAAATGA